From a region of the Pelmatolapia mariae isolate MD_Pm_ZW unplaced genomic scaffold, Pm_UMD_F_2 NODE_ptg000795l+_length_22563_cov_1, whole genome shotgun sequence genome:
- the LOC134623637 gene encoding myosin-7B-like: MSRFLDMAEFGEAAHYLRLTNLEQLAAKAQAFDGTKRVWMPDETEAYTEVEIRELNGDKTTVETKDGRFLIVKEDDLQPMNPPKFDMIEDMAMLTHLNEASVLFNLRRRYSMWMIYTYSGLFCVTVNPYKWLPVYTPEVVAAYKGRRRADMPPHIYAIADNAYTDLLQNRENQSMLITGESGAGKTVNTKRVIQYFAIVAALGENVKKGGSLEDQIIEANPAMEAFGNAKTIRNDNSSRFGKFIRIHFGPTGKLASADIDIYLLEKSRVVFQQPGERSYHIYYQILSNHKPELQDMLLVTTNPYDYHFCSQGVTTVEGISDGEELRLTDHAMDTLGFTPEEKYGCYKIVGAIMHFGNMKFKKKQREEQAEADGTESADKAAYLMGISSADLLKGLLNPRVKVGNEFIVKGQTVEQVNYAVAALAKATYDRMFKWLVGRINSSLYTSLPRQYFIGVLDIAGFEIFEFNSFEQLCINYTNEKLQQFFNHHMFILEQEEYKAEGIEWTFIDFGLDLQACIDLIEKPMGILSIMEEECMFPKATDHSFKTKLYDNHLGKSPNFQRPRLDKKRKYETHFELVHYAGVVPYNITGWLDKNRDPLNETVVALFQKSSNKLMAGLFENYVSSDMPIDPKAETKQRRKKAASFQTVSQLHKENLNKLMANLRSTQPHFVRCIIPNESKNPGKTMNP; the protein is encoded by the exons ATGTCTCGGTTCCTGGacatggcggagtttggagaAGCGGCTCACTACCTCCGCCTCACCAACTTGGAGCAGCTGGCTGCCAAGGCCCAAGCTTTTGATg GCACGAAGCGCGTTTGGATGCCCGATGAAACTGAAGCATACACTGAAGTGGAGATCAGAGAGCTGAATGGAGACAAGACTACTGTGGAGACCAAAGACGGACGG tttctAATAGTAAAAGAAGACGACCTCCAGCCAATGAACCCTCCTAAGTTTGACATGATAGAGGACATGGCCATGTTGACACACCTGAACGAAGCATCTGTCCTCTTCAACCTGAGGAGGAGATACAGCATGTGGATGATCTAT ACCTACTCTGGTCTGTTCTGTGTCACAGTCAATCCATACAAATGGCTGCCGGTCTACACTCCTGAGGTGGTGGCAGCCTACAAAGGGAGGCGCCGTGCAGATATGCCGCCCCACATCTACGCCATCGCTGACAATGCTTACACTGACCTGCTGCAGA ATCGTGAGAACCAGTCAATGCTCATCAC AGGTGAGTCAGGTGCCGGGAAAACAGTCAACACTAAGAGGGTGATACAGTACTTTGCCATCGTCGCTGCTCTaggagaaaatgtgaaaaaagga GGATCTTTAGAGGATCAGATTATTGAAGCTAATCCAGCTATGGAAGCATTTGGGAATGCCAAAACCATCCGCAATGACAACTCCTCCCGCTTT GGCAAGTTCATCAGAATTCACTTTGGCCCAACAGGGAAACTGGCGTCTGCTGACATCGACATCT ACCTTTTAGAAAAGTCAAGAGTTGTTTTCCAGCAACCGGGAGAGAGAAGCTACCACATCTATTACCAGATTCTGTCCAATCATAAGCCAGAATtacaag ACATGCTGCTGGTGACCACCAACCCCTACGACTACCACTTCTGCTCTCAGGGTGTGACCACAGTGGAGGGCATCAGTGACGGAGAGGAACTGAGGCTCACCGAT catgCCATGGACACGCTGGGCTTCACTCCAGAGGAGAAGTATGGCTGCTACAAAATTGTTGGAGCCATCATGCACTTCGGTAACATGAAGTTcaagaagaaacagagagaagagCAGGCCGAAGCGGACGGCACAGAGA GTGCAGATAAGGCAGCTTACCTGATGGGCATCAGCTCTGCTGACCTGCTGAAAGGCCTGTTGAATCCTCGAGTGAAAGTGGGAAATGAGTTTATTGTTAAAGGACAGACTGTAGAACAG GTGAACTATGCAGTGGCCGCCCTGGCCAAAGCCACCTATGACCGCATGTTTAAGTGGCTGGTGGGTCGTATCAACTCGTCCTTATACACTTCTTTGCCTCGTCAGTACTTCATCGGTGTCCTGGACATCGCCGGCTTTGAGATCTTTGAG TTCAATAGCTTTGAGCAACTGTGCATCAACTACACCAATGAGAAGCTGCAGCAGTTCTTTAACCACCACATGTTCATCCTGGAGCAGGAAGAGTACAAGGCTGAAGGCATCGAGTGGACCTTCATAGACTTTGGTTTGGACTTACAGGCCTGCATAGACCTCATAGAGAag CCAATGGGTATTCTGTCCATAATGGAGGAGGAATGTATGTTCCCCAAGGCCACGGACCACAGCTTTAAAACTAAACTTTACGACAACCATCTAGGGAAGTCACCCAACTTCCAGCGGCCGCGTCTGGACAAGAAGCGCAAATATGAGACACACTTTGAGTTGGTTCACTATGCTGGAGTG GTGCCGTACAACATCACAGGCTGGCTGGACAAGAACAGGGATCCTCTGAATGAGACAGTGGTGGCCCTCTTCCAGAAATCCTCCAACAAACTGATGGCTGGACTTTTTGAGAACTACGTCAGCTCTGACATgc cTATTGATCCGAAGGCTGAAACCaaacagaggaggaagaaagcaGCTTCTTTCCAAACTGTGTCACAGTTGCACAAG GAAAATCTTAATAAGCTGATGGCTAACCTTCGCAGCACTCAACCTCACTTTGTGCGCTGCATAATCCCCAATGAGAGCAAGAATCCAGGTAAAACCATGAACCCTG